The following proteins come from a genomic window of Carcharodon carcharias isolate sCarCar2 chromosome 10, sCarCar2.pri, whole genome shotgun sequence:
- the ca4a gene encoding carbonic anhydrase 4a isoform X2, with the protein MKKQSPINIITKKAQIDTRLNPIKFEGYDGPDTDVEWTLKNNGHSVQVTLKGNIAIKEGNLPNTYKAIQFHYHWGTESDPGAEHTIDGEQYPMELHIVHQNEKYNSLADALKHSDGLAVLGFLFVESPERNSNINDLINALKLVPHSGNSTQLKSFPLNKIILDQKKLDKYYRYDGSLTTPDCNEAVIWTVFAEPIPISRSQLNAFPKTLFFSDSKPMALNFRPVQKLNGRTVFVSDSAVRSLSAAGLSVVLAVWTSILFN; encoded by the exons ATGAAGAAGCAATCCCCTATCAACATCATAACCAAGAAAGCTCAAATTGATACGAGATTGAATCCCATTAAGTTTGAGGGCTATGATGGTCCTGATACAGATGTTGAATGGACATTAAAAAACAATGGTCATTCAG TTCAGGTGACATTAAAAGGAAACATTGCCATCAAAGAGGGAAACCTTCCAAATACATACAAGGCAATTCAGTTCCACTATCATTGGGGAACAGAGTCTGATCCTGGTGCAGAGCATACAATAGATGGGGAACAGTACCCCATGGAG TTGCATATCGTCCACCAGAATGAAAAATACAATTCCTTGGCAGATGCTCTAAAACATTCTGATGGTCTGGCTGTGCTTGGTTTCCTGTTTGTG gaatcaccTGAAAGGAATTCAAATATTAACGACTTGATCAACGCTCTGAAATTAGTTCCACACAGTG GTAACTCCACACAGCTGAAATCTTTTCCACTGAATAAAATTATTTTAGACCAAAAAAAGCTTGATAAATACTACCGTTATGATGGCTCATTAACTACTCCTGATTGTAATGAGGCAGTAATCTGGACAGTATTTGCAGAACCCATTCCTATCAGCAGGAGTCAG cTCAACGCATTTCCTAAAACTCTTTTCTTCAGTGATTCAAAACCCATGGCTTTAAACTTCAGGCCTGTTCAAAAACTGAACGGTCGTACAGTCTTTGTTTCAGATTCAGCTGTCAGATCTCTCAGTGCTGCAGGACTATCAGTGGTACTTGCTGTCTGGACATCTATATTATTCAACTGA